A stretch of the Chelonia mydas isolate rCheMyd1 chromosome 5, rCheMyd1.pri.v2, whole genome shotgun sequence genome encodes the following:
- the LOC102946545 gene encoding LOW QUALITY PROTEIN: perilipin-3 (The sequence of the model RefSeq protein was modified relative to this genomic sequence to represent the inferred CDS: deleted 1 base in 1 codon) encodes MSAKENEPQVEIQVEEQQTAVDRVAGLPLVSSACEMASASYAATKETHPAIKAVCEVAETGVRAITSAAITGAQPILDQLEPQLAAANEYACRGLDRPEEQLPIPQQLIEKVALDAQDLVRATMVGAKDAVCSKVTEAKDAVTSMVSVGAVQESVEVTKSAVTGSMSTVMGSSMGQMAASGIDTALGKSEQLVDHYLPMTKEELAELATTPLEGPGEAPAEQRSYYVRLGSLSSTLRQRAYQHALGKMRQARQRTLEALSQLQQIIDLIKQAVDQKLHNGQMCLYQMWLQCCRGKLEGQEEPDSAKQVEAQALAMSQSLTQQLKTTCLTLLGSIQGLPSTIQDKAQQVSSSIQELQASFSSAGCFQDLSSSALAQSREMVTKAQESLDELLDYVMQNIPLDWIVGPFTPAGDSPPCPDELVKEGKKVEA; translated from the exons ATGTCTGCTAAGGAAAATGAACCACAGGTGGAGATCCAGGTAGAGGAGCAACAG ACTGCAGTGGACAGAGTGGCTGGTCTGCCCTTGGTCAGCTCTGCCTGTGAGATGGCCTCTGCCAGCTACGCTGCCACCAAAGAGACGCACCCAGCCATCAAAGCGGTCTGTGAGGTGGCAGAGACAGGGGTAAGGGCCATCACCTCTGCTGCCATCACCGGGGCACAGCCCATCCTGGACCAGCTGGAGCCACAGC TTGCAGCAGCCAATGAATATGCCTGTCGC GGTCTGGACAGACCGGAGGAGCAGCTGCCCATCCCGCAGCAGCTGATTGAGAAG GTGGCTTTGGATGCCCAAGACCTTGTGCGTGCCACAATGGTGGGTGCCAAGGATGCAGTCTGCAGCaaagtcactgaggccaaggatGCAGTGACCAGCATGGTGAGTGTAGGGGCTGTCCAGGAGAGCGTGGAGGTGACCAAATCCGCCGTGACCGGCAGCATGAGCACAGTGATGGGCTCCAGCATGGGGCAGATGGCTGCGAGTGGCATAGACACAGCACTGGGGAAATCTGAGCAGCTGGTGGACCACTACCTCCCCATGACCAAGGAGGAGCTTG CTGAGCTTGCCACAACTCCCCTTGAGGGGCCTGGAGAGGCTCCCGCAGAGCAGCGGAGTTACTACGTGCGTCTGGGTTCCCTTTCAAGCACGCTGCGCCAGCGAGCCTACCAGCACGCCCTGGGCAAGATGAGACAAGCCAGGCAGCGCACCCTGGAggccctctcccagctccagcaaatCATTGACCTG ATCAAGCAGGCCGTAGATCAGAAGCTTCACAATGGCCAGATGTGTCTGTACCAGATGTGGCTCCAGTGCTGCAGGGGGAAGTTAGAAGGGCAGGAGGAACCAGACTCCGCAAAG CAGGTTGAAGCTCAGGCTCTAGCCATGTCCCAGAGCCTCACCCAGCAACTGAAAACCACCTGCCTTACTCTCCTGGGCAGCATCCAGGGCCTTCCCAGCACTATCCAGGACAAGGCCCAGCAGGTCTCAAGCAGTATACAAGAGCTCCAGGCCTCCTTCTCCAGTGCCGGCTGTTTCCAGGATCTGTCCAGCAGTGCCCTTGCCCAGAGTCGGGAGATGGTGACCAAGGCACAGGAGTCCCTGGATGAGCTGCTGGACTACGTGATGCAGAACATTCCCCTGGACTGGATCGTGGGACCCTTCACTCCCGCGGGAGACTCCCCACCGTGTCCTGATGAGCTggtgaaggaaggaaagaaggtggAGGCCTGA